A window of Hippoglossus stenolepis isolate QCI-W04-F060 chromosome 16, HSTE1.2, whole genome shotgun sequence contains these coding sequences:
- the rprml gene encoding reprimo-like protein gives MNVSFFDVTQGALFNGSQTLAGTLATYYGNGTSNVVTGDGGGSLVLLQEERKLFVMRVVQIAVLCVLSLTVMFGIFFLGCNLMIKSESMINFLVKDRRPSKDVETVMIGLS, from the coding sequence ATGAACGTCTCCTTCTTCGACGTGACCCAGGGCGCACTGTTTAACGGGAGTCAGACCCTCGCCGGAACTCTGGCCACATACTACGGCAACGGCACCAGCAACGTAGTGACCGGCGACGGCGGAGGGTCGCTCGTGCTGCTGCAAGAGGAGCGCAAACTATTTGTCATGCGGGTGGTGCAGATCGCGGTGCTGTGCGTGCTGTCGCTCACCGTCATGTTCGGTATATTCTTCCTCGGGTGCAACCTGATGATCAAATCGGAGAGCATGATTAACTTCCTGGTGAAGGACCGCAGACCCTCCAAAGACGTGGAGACGGTCATGATCGGCCTCAGCTAG